attatttatacaaagtgAAACATTTTCGGTCTGATTTGGCATTTTTTTACAGTAGGCtttgaaatattattgttttacgcgcgtattatataaattattattatgagaaGGAGcgccaaaaacaaaatatttttgtaaagtgAGAATGATTTTTTATGCCAAGGTGTAGGGAAAATATTAATATCGGTATTCTGTGCATAAAATAAGGGTTTAaagtactaatttaatttacggaaccctacactacgCGTGGCACGACACAcacttaaccgatttttattatttatacgacGAATAGTCATATTACTTCTTAAAACCTTGACATATCAGGTACATTAAAATCACCAGCTGTGATTTCGAATTGGGATTTGTGAATTGGCTGATTctgataaaactaaattaaaaatcgaAATTGTAATTCAAgtgtcatttattttatttgtaaatgaaTTATAATCATTCTGGCTTCTGTAGTTTCATTTCTCTTCTTTCACAggaataataaagtattttgatCTGCCCcgcttgttttattattttgatgacAAGCCATTTGAGTGCTATCTCACCCGGTGTTAATGTCGGTATAAGATGGAAGGGCTCACTTGGGTGAAGTACAAATTCTACCCCTGCCTCTGacggtatctacacgacatcatccCGGGACACTACATCCCTTGGCAGCAACTTATATCCACAGCCGATGCCGGACTAGATacgagtcaatttagaaaatattgaaTCCTGAcgcgagctgggaatcgaatccaagaACTCCTTGTTGAAATCCACAGCACTACCAGACggtaagtgtcgccgcacacgggcaaCACGCGACAACCACAAAtgccgccacaagaagcaaaAAGGGCCAAAAAAGTAGCTGAAGACGAATCCGTAGTTATTGGATACATCAAATTTTAACAGAGAGGGGTGCGGAATCGTGCGAGTGGCGTGTTGCAatgtcaaccgtgtgcggcatccatacaaaatgtatgaaaactacaggaaatatatataggtagcggcgttttgagcttgtggccggtggcccgtgtgcgggagccctaaGACTCGTCGAGCGGTGGCAGGACGATGCAGCGCGTCAGCGGATGGAGCGGCGCGGCGTCAGGAGAACTAACGGTGGGTATAAGTGAGTATCAATGTGTCGGTTATCTACTGCCTATATGATCCAAGGCCACTTTAAGAAAAACTGTGGTATTCTTCATCCCTAGTGATTTGTCGTTCATCATTATTGACTTTTGTAGTAAGACTTGTTAAAGTCTTAAAAAGATGTGTAATCAGCAAACGTTATGATCCCACAAAAgtcgctaacatggtgtggtagttaatatacactaaaaatagaaaaggatcTAAAATTTAACCCTGTGGAACACCCATTAACGAAGTTGTACCTTGCGACTTTGTCCTTTTGAGTTCTGTCTCTGAGACAAGAGGCAATGAAATGAAGTGTAAGGCCGTTCTCCCACGAGTCGTCCCGCAAGCGACTCGTGTTTGATACGTATGTACCGCGTCGCTTTTAATGTTACTTCAATACAATTTCGCTATCCGTGGCACATGACGCGACGACGCGTCGAATGTCAGACGCACGCTTCAAGATATATCGCTGACAAATAAGGATTTAACttcagaattaaaaataaataagtggtATAGTCGTAAAAACTTTCATTTTGGTGTTCTAAGAGTTGTCTCAAAAGTACATAAGTTACTCCAGGTAAAATTtcacaaaaatcaatttatcgCAATTTTGTCGGGTTTTTATGTCGCAGATGTTTTAGATCTTTTAAAGGGAAACAATTGTCTCATCTAAACGGACAAACCAACTCATCAGCCATGTATATCAGTATAtctttatctttactaatattataaagaggtaaagtttgtaagtttgtaagtttgtcacattttttaaatggggtaatcttcggaactactggtccgattttaaaaattctttcaccagtaggatgctacattatcggggagtgctataggctatattttatattggtatcatatatattagctgagttatcacagtttttgtcatacaggtcggactgaaaatcctcttaaacagacttattcgcatgcgctgccttaactattgtgtaaaattgaaattaatgtacagagactttatgtatctttaaaagttctacaaaaaagtccgcgacaccatatatctatcttctatatattagcagatatagtaccttttgtgttttaaaaattattaattttatatacttaggtttacgtcattatttatacaactaaactttaatccttattaaaataaataatttaataatcacaaggatattatggagataagatttgccctttaaagtatgttaattacttaaatagtttcggagataatacaaaatttctaaaagacgcagaaattccgctatatgatgcccggcgctttcatttacgtagttcccgttcccgtgtgaatatggggatcaaacatagcctaacATAGCCTAACATagcgcaaataacgtagctttctattggtaaaactattttccaaatcggtccagtagatccagagattacctcctacaaccacacgaactttacctctttatattattagcatagaagtctctatttctcttggtcataccaccactctcgaaggactggaccgattttgctaagggtaggagtaaaatagagaagttacagggtagggtagggtacgggtagggaccgtaggggtagtgtaggggtagggtaggtttagggccgggtttagggtagtggtagggtaggggtagaggtagggtagtagtaggatagatgtacgggtaggatagggaagtggtagggtaggggtaggataggcgtgagataggggtacgggtgggataggggtaggaaagggatagggtacggggagggtaggggtaggatgggggtagggtgtaggtaaggtatgggtagggtaggggtagggtagggttggggtagtggtagggtaggggtagggtagggtaggggtagtagtaaagttgtaatcgaaatttacgcggacgaagtcgcgggcgtccgctagtaaataataaaaatgaaatgaaaatcttttattttgacCCACAAAGGGGGTCGTAGTAGTGTTAgctaatattaaacttaatttaggTGTTAGTACAATACTTAAGCCTACTTATATATATTCAAAATCTATGACAGGATCGACTTGTCAGTACATGAATCATAGAACAGCGATTCAAATACAGTCGAGCCTGTCAGCAAACGACACCAGGGCTGCTGGAACTGGCCCGCACTCTGCGCAACAGGGATGTGCACCGCCTGCGCATTGGTTGCATTGAAGCAACCCACACGCGCCTCGGCGAACATACCTGAAGCACTGCAGCATCAGGGCAGTCCCATCGACATCCTGAATGCATTATATTGTACACGTACGGCGCTATACTGTTTTTGATGAAGGTAATCCACAGGCTACTCATGTCGAAAGAGGTGCAGTATGCTTTAAAAGAGATATTTTTACTGGAACTGTACAGCGAGCAAACCTGCGGGCGATCATATTCGCCCTCACTGACAACGACCTACGCTCACGCTCAATATTCAGCATCATCTTTCACGTCAGAGGTCAATATGTGCCCCAGATATTTTAAGCGTTCTACTCTTACCAAAGGAGTCCCACACAGTTTTATAGGCAGGACAGTAGAAGGCAGTGACTTTCCACTGGCCCGAAAAATCATGTACTCGCTCTTTTTAGTATTATATGCTGGACATGTTTCTCAGCATAGCGCTCGCAGATGTCAATAAGTTTCGCTAATCCGCAGACAGAAGCACTCTGCAGAGTCATGTCATCCGCGTGGCTAATATTATTGCGGCACACGCCACTAATATGACAACCCACTCGCGTGGTGCTTCAATCAGCGCATTGACATACAGATTAAAGAGCTTGGGCGAGGTTAAGCCCCCCTGCCTAACTCTACACTCCAACTTAGATACGAACTCGAGTAGCTTCCTGACTATTTCACAACATTGACCTGGTTGATGTTTTGGAATTTGAAAATTTCGGTTATATGTTGGGGTACACAGGCGTTTTTCTTGTGGAATAATACTTGACAGTTTGCTTTAAACACAATATAGCAGACTTAGTTGACCAGGTTTCAATCCAAACTGATTATCGTACAGGGTTATGTATTTGTTAAGCTGAGTATTTAACAGTACCTATAGAttgataaaagaaaataaatgaagttcattcattatatttaaattatatactatatGGTGCTGCAGGCGGTAGGTAAAACAATACTTTGTAACTACCTGTTGACGAAAGATCTACCAAAACTGCACCATAGAgtgtttattttgattaatttggatatattataggtatttcATTTGATTGAGTAGTTTACAATACAACTAATTAATAGTTAGTCGAATTCTATATAGATATTACGATACTTGTTTTTtatcttttcagttcattacttATAAGCAGTCCGGTTTTTGACATAATACTATTTGTTTTATCGCATTATTACGTGTTCAGTGACATTAACGTTGCAAGTTATAATCTGGTAATCCAATAAATGAACTCGGAAAGGCCGAGAAATTCATCAATTCGggatttttaaatgttaattataatgatgattgatttagaagtatagattagattatttttaaaaaataatatataaggcGAATGTATAGTGTGTTTGATAGTTGGCGCCAAAATGAAACTGTCGCTGGTCGTACTCGGCTTGTGCCTGGCGGTCTCGGCCGAAGTGTCCCCGATCTGGGAGGACTATCACCTGGAAGCCGGCATCCCCGAGGCGGCGCGCATCAAGGCGGCCGAGGAGTCCATGGACTTCGACGGCGCGAGGATCATCGGCGGCACCCACTCTACCGTCGGACAGCATCCTCACTTGGTGAGtcacaatatttataatgtagCTTGATTATAGAAAAAGGTTGTTCACCTGACTTGCATTttagtacctataataaatttttatatcagGATGAAAAACCATAGAATTATAATTTGCTCTATGCTACTTATAATTTATCTTCATCATGAATTTTGTTCTAGTAGAATCACTATCCGCGCTAAACTGACCAAGTGCGTGTAGACAATCTAGAACAACTTAATGATTGTCATTTAGTGGTTCAGTGAGGTGAATAAGCGGGGCTGCATTTGTTTCCATGTGCCCTCTCTTAAAGGTGGGAGGCCTGAAGGGGGCCGTTCAAGTAATGCTGATGGTGGTACTTATTtggttatgtttaatttaacgTTTCCTCTCCGTTCGTGCCAGGGTGGCTTGGTGATCCAACTGTCAGGTAACAGACAGTCGGTCTGCGGCTCGTCTCTCATTTCCCATACCCGGATCGTGACGGCGGCGCACTGCTGGCGGCACGGCACCACCCAGGCGACCCAGTTCACCGTAGTGCTGGGCTCGGTACGGCTGTTCACCGGCGGCCAGCGCATCGTCACCAGAAACATCCACGTGCACGCGCAGTACAACATGAACAACCTCAACAACGACATCGCCGTCTGCAACATCAACCGCGTCAACTTAGTCAGTGAGTACTGGTTTACTATTCGGTTTATGTCTCTTGTGAATAACCGCGACTTCAAAAGCGAGAATATCTGTGTAAGCTTTCATCCCCTTTTTAACCACATTTCATATATTTACCTCCTTTCactgcattttttaaaaaacgtaatgtaggtcgacccccccaccaatTGGtgttggtggactgacgacatcaagtgattTGCAGGAGTTCGCTGAATGCAAACCTTTTAAATTTATCGACAGTAAATTTaccaattattgtaaatatgacTTCGAAATTGACaggttttcaaaaaaaaatcatctctaTATTTGCTATAGAGATGAATATAACATCGGATATTCATTAAAATCTGGTCAGCGATTTAGTCGTGAAACTGTACTAACAGACTTTATTGATTATCGGTGATGGCTTCTTTATCTTACATTTATTGTTATTCTGACGATTGAGAGTGGACTGGGCTAGGCTATCCGCGGCTAAAAGCTGGAAACGTATTGACTGCCAAACTTCGGTTCGAGTATGGCATATGATGACGAATATTTGTTTCTTCTTCTTAGATGGCGTCAACACCATCAACCTCGCTTCCGGCAACAACAACTTCGCCGGCACCTGGGTGACCGCCTCCGGCTTCGGCAGGACCAGCGACAGTAAGATCACTCACATTTAGTTTGACAAATGACAAAGGTCATCAAAGCAGTTGATTCTGCTTTCGTCTGCACATAACA
This window of the Bicyclus anynana chromosome 19, ilBicAnyn1.1, whole genome shotgun sequence genome carries:
- the LOC112052256 gene encoding collagenase-like; the protein is MHYIVHVRRYTVFDEVGAKMKLSLVVLGLCLAVSAEVSPIWEDYHLEAGIPEAARIKAAEESMDFDGARIIGGTHSTVGQHPHLGGLVIQLSGNRQSVCGSSLISHTRIVTAAHCWRHGTTQATQFTVVLGSVRLFTGGQRIVTRNIHVHAQYNMNNLNNDIAVCNINRVNLVNGVNTINLASGNNNFAGTWVTASGFGRTSDNANIGQNQVLSHVSMQVITNQACANVYGNSVVIASVICTGTNGGRQSVCHGDSGGPLDVGSGAGRQLIGVTSFVHRAGCQSGNPSGFMRVTSFNAWIRQRM